A genome region from Sphingobacteriaceae bacterium GW460-11-11-14-LB5 includes the following:
- a CDS encoding metal-independent alpha-mannosidase gives MKRRTFIQNTGLLGAGVVASKFSFAANLAPEFPVVRVAAAKRHFQSKAVDAAIKTFQANVKNPELAWLFENCFPNTLDTTVYNSEKDGRPDTYVITGDIDAMWLRDSSAQVWPYLQFVNEDEPLKKLIAGVIIHQTKCILKDPYANAFYGDPTKVGEWKTDKTAMQPGVHERKWEIDSLCYPIRLAYHYWKKTGDKTPFDASWKKGIEATLKTFKEQQRKADKGPYHFQRETTQPTDSLPMAGYGFPVNPVGLICSAFRPSDDATIFPFLVPSNFFAVSSLKQAAEMIKALQNDQALESSLLNMADEVSAALQKHAIVNHPKYGKIYAFEVDGFGSSYLMDDSNVPSLLGLPYLGAMKIEDPIYQNTRKFALSKDNPYFFKGTAAEGIGGPHAGQDMIWPMSITMRALTSKDDAEIKSCIDMLRKTHAGKGFMHESFHKDNPANFTRAWFAWSNTLFGELLWRTYHEKPALLKA, from the coding sequence ATGAAAAGAAGAACATTTATACAAAACACAGGTTTGTTAGGCGCTGGAGTTGTCGCATCGAAATTTTCTTTTGCCGCTAATCTTGCACCAGAATTTCCTGTGGTACGTGTAGCTGCCGCAAAACGACACTTTCAAAGTAAAGCCGTAGATGCTGCCATTAAAACTTTCCAGGCAAACGTTAAAAATCCCGAATTGGCCTGGCTGTTCGAAAACTGTTTTCCCAATACTTTAGATACTACGGTTTACAATTCAGAAAAAGATGGCCGACCAGATACTTATGTCATTACCGGTGATATTGATGCCATGTGGTTACGCGATAGTTCGGCGCAGGTTTGGCCATATCTTCAGTTTGTAAATGAAGATGAACCGCTTAAAAAATTAATAGCCGGCGTAATTATCCATCAAACTAAATGTATTTTAAAAGATCCTTATGCAAATGCTTTTTATGGCGACCCCACCAAAGTAGGTGAGTGGAAAACAGATAAAACGGCCATGCAGCCCGGAGTGCACGAACGCAAATGGGAAATAGATTCTTTATGTTATCCTATCCGCCTGGCTTACCACTACTGGAAAAAAACAGGCGATAAAACACCTTTTGATGCCAGTTGGAAAAAAGGAATTGAAGCCACTTTAAAAACATTCAAAGAACAACAGCGAAAAGCGGATAAAGGACCCTATCATTTTCAGCGGGAAACGACTCAACCTACAGATTCACTACCCATGGCCGGTTACGGTTTTCCGGTAAATCCGGTGGGCTTAATCTGCTCAGCATTTCGTCCGAGTGATGATGCCACCATTTTCCCTTTCCTGGTTCCATCTAACTTTTTTGCGGTATCGAGCTTAAAACAGGCCGCAGAAATGATTAAAGCCTTACAGAATGATCAGGCTTTGGAAAGTAGTTTGTTAAACATGGCTGATGAAGTGAGCGCTGCGCTACAGAAACATGCTATCGTTAATCATCCGAAATATGGTAAAATTTACGCCTTTGAGGTAGATGGTTTTGGAAGTTCGTATCTGATGGACGATTCTAATGTACCAAGCTTGCTGGGTTTACCTTATTTAGGTGCGATGAAAATTGAAGATCCTATTTATCAAAATACACGGAAATTTGCCCTTTCTAAAGATAATCCATATTTCTTTAAAGGTACAGCTGCAGAGGGAATTGGTGGACCGCACGCTGGTCAGGATATGATCTGGCCAATGAGTATCACCATGCGTGCCTTAACCTCGAAAGATGATGCTGAGATTAAATCTTGTATCGATATGTTACGTAAAACACATGCTGGCAAAGGTTTTATGCACGAATCTTTTCATAAAGATAACCCTGCGAACTTTACAAGGGCTTGGTTCGCCTGGTCGAACACCTTATTTGGTGAGTTACTTTGGAGAACCTACCACGAAAAACCAGCTTTGCTAAAAGCCTAA
- a CDS encoding histidine kinase — protein sequence MQNFSKTILEDIEFINQIPAVAHILEIVCRTTGMGFSAVARVTSDSWVACAVHDEINFGLSVGSELKLETTICNEIRQHKNAVIIDHVDEDPDFAQHHTPLMYGFQSYISVPITLKNGEFFGTLCAIDPKPAKLKNPTVTGMFTMFADLIAFHLDALEELANKERELKKEQEIAVLRDQFIAILGHDLRNPLNAISNSAQLLSRLNLDERSGRITKIIKDSSFRMNGLIENMLDFASGRLGEGITISKTPDEDLEKLLLQVVEELQAIWPSRDIKLNFDLAYPVHADGKRLAQLFSNLLGNALNYSPSDSTVEISAFSTETEFNLCVTNEGKQIPAVAMDRLFQPFSRGEVEPNQKGLGLGLYIASEIANAHNGTLKVSSTPQNTCFTLHLPSSDDNNKR from the coding sequence TTGCAAAATTTTAGTAAAACCATCCTGGAAGATATTGAATTTATAAATCAGATTCCTGCTGTTGCACATATCTTAGAAATTGTTTGTAGAACCACAGGTATGGGGTTTTCGGCAGTGGCTAGGGTAACATCAGATAGCTGGGTAGCCTGTGCCGTTCATGATGAAATAAACTTCGGATTAAGCGTGGGTAGCGAACTCAAACTGGAAACAACCATTTGTAACGAGATCAGGCAGCATAAAAATGCTGTTATCATTGATCACGTGGATGAAGATCCTGATTTTGCACAGCACCATACACCATTAATGTATGGCTTTCAGAGCTACATCTCGGTGCCTATTACGTTAAAAAATGGTGAGTTTTTCGGTACGCTTTGCGCCATTGATCCTAAACCGGCCAAGCTGAAAAATCCGACCGTAACTGGTATGTTTACCATGTTTGCCGATTTAATAGCCTTTCATTTAGATGCACTGGAAGAACTGGCTAACAAGGAGCGGGAGTTAAAAAAAGAACAGGAAATAGCTGTTTTAAGAGATCAGTTTATTGCTATTCTGGGTCATGATTTACGAAATCCGTTAAATGCCATTTCGAACAGTGCACAACTTTTATCACGTTTGAATTTAGATGAACGCAGTGGGCGTATCACTAAAATTATTAAAGATTCGTCTTTCAGAATGAATGGTTTGATTGAGAATATGCTCGATTTTGCCAGTGGACGTTTAGGCGAGGGAATTACCATCAGCAAAACACCTGACGAAGATTTGGAGAAATTACTGCTCCAGGTGGTAGAAGAGTTGCAGGCCATTTGGCCATCGAGGGATATCAAGCTAAATTTTGATCTTGCTTATCCTGTTCATGCAGACGGAAAGCGACTGGCACAGCTTTTTTCTAATTTATTAGGCAATGCTTTAAATTATTCTCCATCAGATTCTACAGTCGAAATCAGTGCTTTCAGTACCGAAACAGAATTTAATCTTTGCGTAACCAATGAGGGTAAACAAATTCCGGCTGTTGCCATGGACAGGTTGTTTCAGCCTTTTTCCAGGGGTGAAGTAGAACCCAATCAAAAAGGCCTTGGTCTGGGTTTATATATTGCATCAGAAATTGCCAATGCCCATAATGGAACGCTTAAGGTATCTTCTACGCCTCAAAACACCTGTTTTACCTTGCACTTACCTTCTAGTGATGATAACAATAAACGATAA